DNA sequence from the Neomonachus schauinslandi chromosome 16, ASM220157v2, whole genome shotgun sequence genome:
CTAGGTGTGGATCCTCAGATGGCGCGTGAGGTTGGTGTTCCGGCTGAAGGTTCTCCCACACTCGCTGCACTTGTACGGCTTCTCCCCCGTGTGGATTCTCTGGTGGACCGTGAGCGAAGAGTTCTTGATGAAGGCCTTGCCACACTGGCCGCACTTGTAGGGCTTCTCCCCGGTGTGGATCCGCTGGTGCTCGATGAGGTACGCGCTCTGGCTGAAGGCCTTCCCGCACTCGCCGCAGGCGTACGGCTTCTCCCCGCTGTGGCCCATCTGGTGCACGATGAGGGACGAGCGCCCCGTGAAGTGCTTCTTGCAGATGTAGCACTCATagggcttctccccagtgtggatcCGCTGGTGCTGGGTGAGGGACGAGTTCTTACTGAAGGCCTTCCCGCACGCGTTACACTCAAAGGGCTTCACGCCGATGTGGAACCGCTGGTGCTGGATGAGGTAGGAGCTCTGGCTGAAGGCCTTGCCGCACTCGCCGCACACAtagggcttctcgcccgtgtggtTCCTCTGGTGCAGAGTGAGGGACGAGCTCTTGttgaaggccttcccacactccTTGCATGCgtagggcttctcgcccgtgtgcgTCCTCTGGTGCTCGGTCAGGTGCATGTTCTGGCTGAAGGCGCGGCCGCACACGTCGCACACgtagggcttctcgcccgtgtgcgTCCTTTGGTGCACGATGAGGTGCATGTTCTGGCTGAAGGCCTTGCCGCAGTCCCCGCACGCATAGGGCTTCTCCCCCGTGTGGATCCGCTCATGCTGCGCGAGCGACGAGGTCTTGCGGAAGGCCTTCCCGCACACGTCGCACACgtagggcttctcgcccgtgtgcgTCCTCTGGTGCACGATCAGGTTCATGCGCTGGCTGAAGGCCTTGCCGCAGTCCCCGCATCGGTAGGGCTTCTCTCCGGTGTGAACTCTCCGGTGGATGGTGAGGGACGACCGCTCAATGAAGTGCTTCCCACAGACGTCACATTCAAAGGGCTTCTCTCCCGTGTGGATCCGCTGGTGCTTCATCAGGGATGAGCTCCGGCTGAAAGCCTTGCCACAGGCGCTGCAGTCGTAGGATTTCTTCTCCACGTCGAGTCTGGGCGGCTGGCTGAGGTCCGGGGCCCTCAAGAACGTCTTCCCATGCATGACCAACGGCCGGGTCCCCTCTTCCCTTGGGCCTTCCGACCGTGGTGGGACCGGGCCGGAGCTCTGGCGGGTGAATGCCTTAAATTCCCGGCACGCGGGGGTGAGCTCCTGGGAAGCCTCCGACCGCTCCAGACAGGTCCTTCTGTTTCCCAGCTGCCCCTCCACCCAGTCACCCTGTGTCCACGCTCCTTCAGAGGCCAGACCGCGGGCACCATTTCTCGGGGGTCCCTCCACGACCACCCCAACGGACGGTCTGTCTTCCGCACTGTCCTCCTTTGGACCCGACTCCTTCATTTCAGGTCTAGTCTCCAagtctggggggaggggaaagagaagacgAAATGCATGGAGTTAACAATGCTGGGAGTAAGGAACCTCCAAAGCCAGGGATGGATGAGTACACGAAATCAGAGACACAGCAGGGCACGGATGGAGATGCAAATGACAACCTGCTGATCCGAGGGGAAGCAATGAGCTGGTGACAAAGGTGGCTGAAGGAAGCAGAAGCGacaggaggggagcagagggaacaggaagTGTCCCTCCGGGAGAGCGGTGAAAAGGACGGCGGCAGACGGGACCGGGAGCGCCGAGGAGAGCCGTCTGAAGAGAGATGACAGGAGGTAAGCCGGCTTGGACGGAGTGGACCAGAGGCTCTTGCAAACCCGAGCAAGGACTTACTGCAACGGGTTCCCGACTTCCAGGGTTCATCCTGAATATCCCCCACCACTTAGGCTTCCCAAAGCACCAATTTTTGTTAGAAATGGTAAGATGACAGCCGACATCTGGGTGGCACGTGCTGGTCGTCCTCCGAGGCCAGCCAAGCTCCGTCCTCCCCTGTCCCGCCCAGtgcccctcactcccctcccccgctgcccAGTCCTGGAGCTGCAGGTGTCCCTTCGAGCTGGTTCCACACCCTCTTGCCTCTGCACATCCGTCCCTGCCTGGTAGTCCCAGCCATGCTGCAGCTCCAATCCCCTCCTTCCTATGAGGAACCAGAAGCAGGGGTAAGGCGGCAGCGGTTCCTGCTGCCCCGTTTAAACCCCGACCTAGCCCACAACCCCTGGCATCTGAGACCCCTCCCCTAAGTCACGGCGGGCCATGCCAGGGGAGTCTGGATTTCAGGATCTTCCATATGCTGACGCCTCCCAAATTTGCACCTCCAGCCCAGACCTCCTCTGGGTTCTGCTGACGAATATTCGAAAGCCCACTTGGTGTCCCTCTTGGATACTGCGGGCCTAGTACGTCTCATTCAGAACCTGTGGTTTGGGAACCCCAGCCCCTTCCAAAATCAACAATACAAAGAGAGCCTCATCAAAGAGCCTTAGCAAAGTCAGTCAGACACAGAAGGCCCAATACTGTATGACTCCAGTCCTTGTGAAGTCCCTGGAGTCATCACATTCACAGAGACGGAAAGTAGACCATGGCGCCGGGGGCTGGGCGACAGGGTGGGGAGACGGCATTTTAATGGAGACAGAACTTCGGTTTTGCGAGATGAAAAGAGCTCTATGAATGGATGGTGGTGGCTGCACATCAGTGTGAGTGTACTCAacatcactgaactgtacacgtaaaaatggttaaaatggtaaactttagGTCTATCttaccactttaaaaaattaaattaaaaaaagacgtAGCAGTCCCCCTTGATTCACCCCTCTTCTCCCGCCATCCAGACTGCTAGCAAGTGCCACTGGACGCGCACAACAGCTTGGACTAGATCAAATCTTGCCATCACCCCTGCCAGTGATCCAGTTAGCACCCCAGATTTCCTAGCCGAAATGCAGCAAGACCCACCACCCTCACCCCTCTACGATGCATTTTCCACTCAGCAGCAAGAGGATCTTCTTAAGAGTCAGACCAAACCCTCCAGTGTCTTCCTGGTGTGCTGAGAGTCAAAGCCAGTGCCTTCCCCGGCCTACAGTGtcctcagcacagagccaggccCCCCTCTCCTAACCTGTCTCCCACCACCCAACCCTGCTCACCTGCTGTCAGCCAGACTTGCCCTGTGgttccctttttcttccctgaCAAGCTGTCCATGCCAAGTGCTTCCTGCCttggggcctttgcacatgccaccgccccaccccaccttcccaACGGTGCTCATCCTTCAGCCCTGAGCTAACATCCTCCAcagggaggccttccctgtcCATCCCACGGTGGAAAGGAACACCCCTCCTGCTACTCTCTTGCCTGTTTCATTGTAGGTGCTCATTATGATCTGTGGCAACTTTCGTCTGTCCCTGGATCTGTTTATTGCCAGCCTCCCTATGGAAAGGGAGCTCCATGAGGCCACGGACCTTGTCGGGGCCCAGCTCCtgcagcagtgcctggcacacagaagctGTCCAATGAACATTCACTGGGCAACGTGCCTGGTGCGGCGCTAAGCCATCTGCATGGATCATTCCATGCAGCCCTGACAACAACATGCGAGTTAGGTACTCTTAAGGTTGTGCCTATTTTACAGACGAGGGAACTGAGGGTCTGAGAAGCAAGCGACAAACTCAAGGTCACAGCACATtcgaggcagagctgggattctagCAGTCTGATCCCAGAGCCATACGCCCTGATGAGTCACTGTCTTGCTGTGAGTTGCGTTCCTATCCCAGAGGAAAAGATTCGAGAAATACTGAAGGTAGGGGAATGATTGTGGCTTAGTCACCTTGGGGTATGCGTGATGCTCAGCTGTTAGGGCAGATGATGGCATGGGATGTGAAGGCTGTGGGGTGGGGACGGGAAGGGGGATGGCAAATCGGGGTGGGGCCAATGGGGACTGAGAGGCGCTGGGATATCAACTGGCCGTGGCTGCAGAGATCAAAGCGGGCAGTCTCAGCTGTGAAAACAGTTGAAAGTCCTTTGGAGCAAATACTAACTTGAGAAGTCAGGAGACCGGAGGCAGAATGCCAGCACACCCTGCAATCTAAGCGGGCAGGGGAAAGGAGACAGCCTCCCTTTCATGGATTAAAAGCCGTCAGGAGAGATCGTTTGCAGAAAAGCAaacactcggggcgcctgggtggctcagtcgttaagcgtctgccttcagctcaggtcatgatcccagggtcctgggatagagccccacatcaggctccctgctcagcgggaagcctgcttctccctcccactccccctgcttgtgttccctctctcactgtgtctctctgtcaaataaataaaacaaaatcttaaaaaaaaaaagaaaagaaaagaaaagcaaacactcAGCTCTTAGCCGTGAGAAGCTGTGAATACACAGTTCAACGTCAGCCAAATTAAACCAACCGGCCACATGGCGTTTCACCAACAAGACTGGCAAACAGCAGAGCACGGAGGACGTGCGGCTGGTGCAGGGCGGGGATGTGGGCATCCTTGCTGCAGTCAAGGGCAATGCTAACAGGACGATGTCTGCAGAGGTCACTTTGGCAAAAAGCTACTCACGTGCAAAACGCTATTCATTCCTTTTGGTCCAAATAGGGATGTTTTTGTGGTACTagatttcttgtcttttatagtttcttttctcatattctgTATTTCTACGATTGTTTCGGATCACCAAGTAATTCACACTTGTAATTAAATATCAAAcatcaaaaaataacaaaatggaagtCTCCTGCAATCTCACCTGTGTTAACCGTTTGGTGTGTATTTTTAGAACTTTCTCCCCAGTgtacacctttttttaaaagtgcataCAACACACttgtatgcatacatacatatgaatGCACACTTTTCCCCCCTCAAATGGGGCTTCTGGCCCAGATAGAGTAACAGGGGTCAGATTTCCCTTCAGCCTACAGCCTAAAGCAAAGGGAAAGGGTACGGGGgaggacaaaatatataaaacaaaagttgTAAGACATCTGACAATAAAGGGCAATGTTACCTGAGAGGTGGGATCAGAGAGGCAGGCCCTAGGACCACCCAGCTTACTCATGGGAAAGGCTGCAGTCTTCGGGTGGGGccttggggagtggggagggaggacgAGGCAACGCCCAGCAGATGCCCTGAGCAGAGAGAACGCTCTGGAGATCTGCGAGGTCCTTCCCCCAGCATCAGATTCCTGGTCAGGACTACAGACATGGAAACCACCCAAGCTTGGGAAAAAACACCCAGAAGGATTTGAAAATGTACCCAGAGCCGACAGACGCTGGGAACAGTGCCTTCTCACACCAGCCAGCCACGAAACCCATACCATGTAATTCACAGGCACTGGGTAGGACACTCCAGGGGGTCATGAGGACAGCAAGCTACCTGAGCCCAGGTCATAAAGGCAGAAACTGAGAGCAGATCAAATGATACAGTGCTGGTGTCAAAACAGACACAGATGGAGGAGACAGAACACAGCCCAGAATGAgacccacacatacatacatggacaactgatttttgacgGACATGCAAAGGAAATCTTTCCAGTGGAAAAgtgcagtcttttcaacaaacggtggtagaacaactggatatttgtttgatgaaaaaaaaagagcttcaatTAACACTTTGCgtcattataaaaattaactctagAGGGATCACAGAACAAAACACATAACCTAAAATTATACGACTATAGAAGAGCGACATTAGATCCCTTTCCTACACAAttcatgaaaattaactcaaaatggaccaaagacctaaATGAAGAGCCAAAATTAcaaaagtcttagaagaaaacacaggagtgaATCTTAGTGGCCTTGGGCCAGGCAACAGTCTCTCAGacaggacaccaaaagcacacaCAACAACAACAGTGCACACCCccgagaatggctaaaatgacaaAGACTGCGCATGCAAAGCTTTGACAATCACATGGAGCACCTGGAGCTTGTGGGCTCTGCTGgcggaaatgtaaaatggtaccactgctttggaaaaaagtctggcAGTTTCCTGAAAGGTTAAGATACGCCTACCATGTGATTCAACCATTCTACTCCCCAGTGTTTgctcaaaagaaaggaaagcatagGTCCACAGTGAACGCTGTACACACgggttcatagcagctttattggtGGCAGCTCAGAACtggagacaacccaaatgtccatcaagaagtgaatggataagcaaatcaTGGTCTATCCATGaagtagaatattactcagcaataaagagaaGTGAATTACTGATACATACAACATGAGTGaacctcaaaataattatgccgagtgaaagaaatcagaccaaaaaaaaaaaaaaagagtacatgctATATGAGTGTGTATATGTAAAATTCCAGAATATGCAAATTAAATCACAGTGCCGTAAAGCACTTACACATAAAGTGGTTGCccggggaagggagggtgggtgCAGGAAGCACACGGAGATACTAAAAGGGgtaatggatatgttcattatctggATCATGGTGATGGCTTCCCCCTGGGTGTATACAGATGTCAAAATGCATCAGATGGTCCATTTTAAATACGTGCAGTTAACGGTCAATTATACTTCCATGAAAGCTGTAAGAGAAATGGGACATATTCTCGGTCTGGAAGTTAGTGGTTTTGACCTAACACTGTATCAAGGGATATCTTTCCATGTCAGCATCTACAAAGAGTGCTCATCTTTGAAGACCTACATGGTTTCCATCATACTGGTATGATTTGATGTGTTTAGTCAGTCTTGTGTGGGTGGGCATTTAggtcatttctccttttcttcctgtgtAAAAGTTTGTACACTCACAGGAAGATATCTAAAGGACAGATCCCTAAAAATAGAACCGTTCAAAATTTGGCTGATAATGCTCAAACTGTCCTCCAAAATTGCTGTCCCAATTTTATATTCCTAAAATGGGGAAGTCTTTTTCCCTACACCCTCACAATACAGGCTATTATCATTCCTTACGGGCCAAAACTGTATTTCTTTGACTTGATATGTATTTCTTTGACTATTGGTAaggtttaaaaatcttttataaactGTGATTTTGTGTACTTCTACATTTATGAACGGCCAGCTCCTATGTTTGGTCTACCTTTCTATCATTGTTTCTTGTTTCATTCTTGTTTATTcctaggagctctttatataattataatcctTTGACTATTACACACGTGGTGAATATTATTCCCCCATTTCATTac
Encoded proteins:
- the ZNF71 gene encoding endothelial zinc finger protein induced by tumor necrosis factor alpha; this translates as MKHQRIHTGEKPFECDVCGKHFIERSSLTIHRRVHTGEKPYRCGDCGKAFSQRMNLIVHQRTHTGEKPYVCDVCGKAFRKTSSLAQHERIHTGEKPYACGDCGKAFSQNMHLIVHQRTHTGEKPYVCDVCGRAFSQNMHLTEHQRTHTGEKPYACKECGKAFNKSSSLTLHQRNHTGEKPYVCGECGKAFSQSSYLIQHQRFHSGEKPYACGECGKAFSQSAYLIEHQRIHTGEKPYKCGQCGKAFIKNSSLTVHQRIHTGEKPYKCSECGRTFSRNTNLTRHLRIHT